A window from Fragaria vesca subsp. vesca linkage group LG5, FraVesHawaii_1.0, whole genome shotgun sequence encodes these proteins:
- the LOC101305566 gene encoding uncharacterized protein LOC101305566 translates to MVAIAVICCLLNNTQSKSPTQAFGQRRFHQALLFSTMGPWSRCQHGHRSAREETQRLLETLAMSSEEYDSDCDSVTETEGSGDEVEVVQPSSETVTTAPRSSKENDKFKPARNTRGRRLRAAAKERSRVWAHYTRYDEPIMGIVDG, encoded by the exons ATGGTTGCCATAGCCGTCATTTGTTGTCTTCTAAACAATACACAGTCAAAGAGCCCCACACAAGCCTTCGGTCAGCGACGCTTCCATCAAGCCCTCCTCTTTTCCACCATGGGTCCATGGTCACGTTGCCAACATGGTCATCGTTCTGCCAGAGAAGAGACGCAACGCCTACTTGAAAC GTTGGCAATGTCGTCTGAAGAGTATGATTCAGACTGCGATTCTGTAACAGAAACTGAAGGAAGTGGAGATGAGGTAGAAGTGGTTCAACCAAGCTCAGAAACAGTAACTACAGCTCCTCGTTCATCAAAAGAGAATGATAAGTTCAAGCCTGCTAGAAACACGAGGGGAAGGAGGCTGAGGGCTGCTGCTAAAGAGAGGTCAAGAGTGTGGGCGCATTACACCAGGTATGACGAACCAATAATGGGGATTGTAGATGGATAG
- the LOC101292797 gene encoding oligosaccharyltransferase complex subunit ostc-like, giving the protein MPPKPESLHPGTATATAHSDHSSGSIDPIVHLLQILPYSFLRPPRLRLKLPTLTLPSPMTVFALVLLTYFMVVSGFVYDVIVEPPGIGSTQDPRTGAVRPVVFLPGRVNGQYIIEGLSSGFMFVLGGVGIVLMDLALDRNRAKSVKVSYATAGISSVVLAYVMSMLFIRIKIPGYLH; this is encoded by the coding sequence ATGCCGCCGAAACCCGAGTCACTCCACCCGGGCACCGCCACTGCCACCGCCCACTCTGACCACTCTTCGGGCTCCATCGATCCAATCGTCCACCTACTCCAGATCCTCCCCTACAGCTTCCTCCGGCCTCCTCGCCTCCGCCTCAAGCTCCCAACCCTAACCCTCCCCTCCCCCATGACCGTCTTCGCCCTCGTCCTCCTCACCTACTTCATGGTTGTCTCCGGCTTCGTTTACGACGTCATCGTCGAGCCCCCCGGCATCGGCTCCACCCAGGACCCCCGGACCGGGGCGGTCCGACCCGTCGTCTTCCTCCCGGGCCGGGTCAACGGGCAGTACATAATCGAAGGGCTCTCTTCGGGGTTCATGTTCGTGCTCGGCGGTGTCGGAATTGTGCTGATGGATCTGGCTTTGGATCGGAACCGGGCTAAGAGCGTGAAGGTCTCGTACGCCACTGCTGGGATCTCTTCGGTTGTTCTTGCCTACGTTATGAGTATGCTCTTTATTCGCATCAAGATCCCTGGTTATCTTCATTAG
- the LOC101291435 gene encoding leucine-rich repeat-containing protein 40-like, whose translation MMYEQQQQQQQPQQVRMDVRKKAGHVRRRSITEEERLEIVDLSGMSLDALPNPSLNLGTICKLDLSNNNLQNIPESLTARLLNVVVFDVHSNQLKSLPNSIGCLSKLKILNVSGNLLESLPKPIENCRALEELNANFNKLSVLPDTIGFEIINLKKLSVNSNKLVFLPRSLTHLTNLRVLDARLNCLRSLPEDMENLINLEVLNVSQNFQYLETLPYSIGLLMSLVELDVSYNKITALPDSLGCLKKLQKLIVEGNPMVSPPGEVFEQGLHAVKEYLSEKMNSGHKSPTKKKSWVGKLVKYGTFNGANRSVSRDEREGYIMPEYRSIDGLASPRYMGMFSPRRLFSPRHYFSR comes from the exons ATGATGTACGAGCAACAGCAGCAACAACAGCAGCCGCAGCAAGTGAGGATGGATGTGAGGAAGAAGGCAGGTCATGTGAGGAGGAGGTCAATAACGGAAGAAGAGAGGCTTGAGATTGTGGATTTGAGTGGCATGTCTCTTGACGCTTTGCCTAATCCCTCTCTCAATTTGGGGACTATTTGCAAGCTTGATCTTTCCAACAACAATCTCCAG AACATACCAGAATCCTTGACAGCAAGGTTACTAAACGTGGTGGTGTTTGACGTGCACTCAAATCAGCTCAAATCCCTTCCTAACTCGATAGGGTGTTTATCAAAGCTCAAGATTCTCAATGTTTCTGGAAACCTTCTTGAGTCTCTCCCCAAACCTATTGAGAACTGCAG GGCACTGGAAGAGTTGAATGCCAACTTCAACAAGCTCAGCGTGCTCCCAGACACCATTGGATTCGAAATCATCAACCTCAAGAAGCTATCGGTGAACTCGAACAAGCTTGTCTTCTTGCCACGCTCTCTCACCCACCTGACCAATCTGCGCGTACTTGATGCTCGCCTCAACTGCCTCAGGTCTCTACCTGAAGACATGGAGAACCTAATCAACCTGGAAGTTCTCAACGTCAGCCAAAACTTCCAGTACCTGGAAACCCTACCCTACTCCATTGGCCTCCTCATGTCCCTCGTCGAACTGGACGTCAGCTACAACAAGATCACCGCTCTCCCCGACTCCCTCGGATGCCTTAAGAAGCTCCAGAAACTCATAGTCGAAGGGAACCCTATGGTGTCTCCTCCCGGCGAGGTTTTCGAGCAGGGTTTGCATGCAGTGAAGGAGTACCTGAGTGAGAAAATGAACAGTGGACACAAGAGTCCGACCAAGAAGAAATCTTGGGTGGGGAAGTTGGTCAAGTATGGCACCTTCAACGGGGCCAACAGAAGCGTCTCAAGAGATGAGAGAGAAGGGTACATCATGCCGGAGTACCGCTCCATCGACGGCCTTGCTTCGCCGAGGTATATGGGAATGTTCTCTCCCCGTCGTCTCTTCTCGCCTCGTCATTACTTCAGTCGCTGA